The genomic stretch ATGCCATTGGCGCGGATGAATTTCTTCGGGATTTTCGCCTCGAGCACCGGCTCGCTGGGCGTCTCCTCCGCCGACATCACGGGAATGCGCAGAAATCTGCCGAGATGAATGCAGAGATCATTCTCGGACACGAGGCCGAGCTTGGTCAGCACATGGTCGAAACGCTCGCCGCTCTGCCGCGCGGCGCGCTGCGAGCGTTGCAGCGCCAGCTCGTCGACGACCTTCTCGCTCAGCAGATAGGCGCCGAATTCCTCCAGCAGCGCGCCGCTCTGCGCGTTCGGCCGTGGCGACGTCGCCTGCGAAGGCGTTCCTTGCGAATATGCGCCGTCCATCATCGCGACCACTCGTTGGAAAAGCTCAGAATAGCCTCGCCGCCCTCCGCTGTCGAGGCTCTGGCGCTACGCAGGATCGGATGGTAGCCTCGCAGCGTTCCGGGCGCAATCGCGCCGAGCAGCGAACGAGCGAGCGTCAATGTCGTCGGCGTCGATGGAGCCGAGGCGCCGCCCCCTCGGCAGGGGCCGGCGCGCGTCTCATATTTTGCTTTTTTTCGCGGCGATCGCGTCCGTTTGTCTCGTCGCGCCGCGCGTTGTGGCGGGAACGTCATATTTATTCGCTACGGCGGAGGCCTGCATCGCTTCCGGGCGATTCTCGCGACAGGGCTGCGCGCATGCATTCGGCAATTCGCTGATCGAATTGCGCGAGCGCATGGCGCGTTTCTCGACGCGGTGGAAATGCGAAGCGAAGTATCGTCTATGCGAGAAAGACGCGGGCGCCGAGGAGGCCTATCGGCCGGCATTGCTCGGCGTCGAGATCATGACCGGCGGCGAGCCGAAGGTTACGCCGATCCTCGCGGTGGAGACGCCTCCGCGCACATTCACGGCGCAGCCGATCTCCCGCGCGATCGAGCCCACGCCGCATTTCGCGGTAGGTTTCGCGCCCATCCTGCCAGCCGGACGCTTTCACGCGAAAGCGAAGGTCGCGGCGGAGGAAGCCTCGCGGAGCGTGGACGAGGAGATCGTCGATATCGACGCGCCGCCGCCGCGCGAGGATGTCGGCCCGGCGCGGCGCGAATCCTCCGCGGCGCGGCGCCAGCGTCTGCGTGCGGCGCCCTTCGTCGAGTGATTTCTACAGTGACGGCGACTGCTGGCGGGGTCCTTGGTGCGATCGGGGCTCTCGTGCTAGCGTGCGGGCGAGCGCGAGCTTTGCTATTTCGAAGGCTCGATTGCTCGTCGAGTGATATTCGTCTGGTCATTGGAGGAATTGAAAAATGCTGAAGAAACTCGCTCAGGCGAGCGCTTTCGCGCTCATCTCTGCTTCGAGCGCCTCGGCCGATGCATGGTTGTCGCGTCAGAACGCCTGCAGCAAATTGCCGTCGTGGCAGGAGCTTCACGACAAGCTGCAGTCCGTTATCACGCAGGGCGGCAATAGCGGCCTCGGTTTCAACATGTGGGCGACGATCGTCGCCAATGACGGAACTGTCTGCGCCGTCGCCTTTTCGGGCGCCGACTATAAAGGCCAATGGCTGGCGAGCCGCGTGATCTCGGCGCAAAAGGCCAATACAGCGAATGGCCTCAGCCTTGCCAAGGGCGTCACGCCGGCGAGCTCCGCATTCGGAACGCGGGGCCTCGCTCTGGCGACCGCCAATCTCTATTCGGCTGTTCAGCCCGGCGGCAGCCTGTTCGGCCTGCAGTTCAGCAATCCCGTCGATCCCGATGTCGCCTATCTTCAGCAGAACGGCCAGCCCAATGATCCCGGGACCTTCGGCAAGTTCAATGATCCGCTGGTCGGCCGTCCCATCGGCGGCGTCAATGTGTTCGGCGGCGGTCTCGGCCTTTACGACAAGGGCGGCGTCAAGGTCGGCGGCGTCGGCGTGAGCGGCGACACGTCCTGCACGGACCATTTCGTCGCGTGGAAGCTGCGCAGCCTTCTCAAGCTCGATCGCCTGGGTGAGACGTCCGCGGGCGCGGGCGATGGCGTCGCGGGCGTGAACGCGGATCCGAAGCGTCCCGACAATATCGTGTTCGACATAACGGCGGGAGTGAGCGCGAGCGGCTGGGGCCATCCCAAATGCGACGGCGGGCTCGTCCCGACCTCGCTGCCGCCCGTCCGGCCTTTGAACTGATCTCGAGGGGAGGGCGTCGATCACGCCCTCCCTTTCGATCGCAACGAATTGGGTCCGAGGTCACGATGTCGTCGTCCATCTGGCGTAGAGAGCTCTTCGAAGGCTCGCTCGGGAGTTCCGCCAGCCGCGCGTGGAGCTGGTATCGCGGCGAATTTTTTGCGCTATTCGCTCCGGCGACGCTCGCATGGCTGCTCGATCGCGGCGAGCGGCGCCTGCTGTTGCGCGTCGGGCATGGGCTCTCGCCGCTGCAATTGCTCTCCGCCGATGGCCAGCCGCTCGCCGAGCCCGTCTCGGCGGAAGAGCTGTCGCGCGTCTCGATCGACGAAGCGCTGGAGCGGCGCGGCGCGGCGCGCGCGGCGACGAAGATCGTCGTGGAAATTCCGCGCGAGGCGTTTTTCGTTCGACGCTTCGACGCGCCGCTCGCCGCGCAGTCCGATCTGCCGCGTCTTCTCGCGGCGGAAGTGGAGCGCAAGACGCCCTTCCTGCTCGCCGATATCGTGCATGGCCATATCGTCCAGCCGCATTCGCAATCGCCCGGCAAGCTCGTCGTCGAGCAATGGATTTTACGCCGCGATCTGTTGCCGGCTCTTCTCGACGGCTCGGGCCTGTCCATCGACGATCTCGACATAGTGCAGCCGGCGCTCGAGGGCGCCGCGCTCGTTCCCGCGCTCGCGCTCGGCCGCGCGGCGGAGGCGCCGCATCGGGAGCGCGCCGCGGCGCTGATCCTCGCCGTCGTCGCCATTGTCTTTCTTATCATCGGCGTCGGCGTCACGCTCTGGCGGCAGGACAATGACGCGGCGGCGCTCGATGTCGAAATCGCCGAAGTGTCGCGCCGCGCCGCAGATGCGCGCAATCTCGCCGAGCAGGCCGCCTCCGAGAGTCGCCTCCTCGCCACGCTGCGCGGGGAGCGCGCGAAATATCCGGCCTTCGCCGATCTCTGGGAGGAGGTCTCGCGCCTTCTGCCGGATGGCGCTTTCGTTTCCGATATGCGTCTCGTCGAGGCGCGCGAGGGCGAGCGCTCCATCGAGATCGTCGGCCTCGCCGATTCCGCCGCGAGCCTTCCCGCGCTGTTCGATCGCTCCACGCTTTTCGCGGACGCCAAGCTGACTGCGCCGATCACGCCCGATCCGATCGAGAAGCGCGAGACCTTCTCGCTGCAGGCCAAAGTGAGACGCAATCCATGAGCCGGTCAGGCCTATGGCGCTGAGCCCGACATCCCTCTCGCATCATCCGCAATGGTCGCGGCGCGCGCTGTTCTTGGGCGCCAATGCGCTGGCGGCGCTGCTGCTCTATTTCATTTTCGTCGAGCCGCTGCGCGCCTTGCTCGGCGAGCGCGCCGAGGGAATCGTCGATCGGCGCGCCACGCTCGCGCGCTATGCGGCCGTCGCCACGCAGGAGAAGGTGGTGCGGCTCTATGCGCAGCAGGTGGCGGAGAGCAATGCGCAGGGTGAATTGCTCTCCGGCGCGACCGAAGGCGTCGTCGACGCCAATCTGCAAGCGCTGCTGAAGGCCGCGGCGGATCGATCCGGCGCCATGGTGAGCTCGATTCGCATGTTGCCCGCCAAGACGGTGAATGGCGCGTCGCTGGTCGGCGCGCGGCTCGATGTGAGCGGCTCGATCGAATCGCTACATGCGCTGGTCCGCTCGCTCGAGAGCGAGACTCCGCTGCTGCTGGTGCTGACGGCGTCGCTGCGTCGTCAAATGCCGGTCTGGGGCGCGCAAGCCGCCAATGACGGCATGCTCGCCGCGCAATTCGACGTCTTCGGCGGCGCCTCGAAGGAGCGCTCATGACGCGCGCGCTCGGCACGCGCATTCGCGCGCTCATGGGCGAGCTGCGCTTGTCGCCGCTCGCCGCCATGCTGCTGACGTCGCTGGCGGCGTTGGACGTCGCGGCTCTCGCTTTCGCGCTTCTCGCATGGATCGGCCCGGACGATACGGCTTCGCCGGCGAAATCGGATTGGCGTCCGCCCAGCGTGCTCTCGTCCGTCTCCGGGCCGGGGCCGCTCGCGCGCGAGGACGCGCAGACATTGTCGCGGCCAATCTTCTGGAAATCGCGGCGTCCGCGCCCGATCGTCGCCAAATCGGATCGTGAGGGCTTTGCCGGAATTCCCACCGCGCCCGCAGGCCTCTCGCTCTCGGCAATCGTGCGCGCCGGCGCGTCTGCGCGCGCATTCGTCGTTTCCAGCGATGATCCCGAAGGCCGCTGGCTCACGCCGGGAGAGTCGGTGCAGGGCTGGACGATCGCCGAGGTCGGCGAGCTGGAATTGAAGCTCGTCAATGGCGCGCAATCGGCGCGCCTGCAGCTGTATCCCGCGCAATCGCAATGACGTTTCATCGTTTTGCGCGACGAGGCGAGTGGCGCATGACCGACAATCATGTTAGGTGGCGTGAGCTTGTCTATTCGGTAGCGTCCCAGAGGCGAATGTGCGTCTGCCATTATTCCATTCGAGCCTGATCGCCCTTCTCTCGGTCGCAGTTTCCGGCTGCCAGAACGCGAGCGATCCTCCCGTCGCCGAATGGAGCCGCGAGTCGCTCGATGTCGCCGCCGCTTCCAGGGGTGGAACGAAAAGCCGCTTCTCCGCAGCGCGTGGACGCCTTCCCGCGGAGGCGATCGTCGGCAGCGGGCGTTTCGTCGGCGAGAGCGTGGCGCGCCGCAAGGACGAGTCCCGCGACGAGAAGGAAGGCGTCAGCCTCAATCTCGCCAATCTGCCCATTGCGCAGGCGGCGAAAGTGGTGCTGGGCGATATTGTCGGCGTCGATTATGTCGTCGATCCGCGCATCGACGGCAGAGTGACCGTGCATACGGCGCGGCCCGTCAAGAAATCCGTCGCGATCGACTTGTTTCAATCGGCCTTGCGCGTTTCCGGCGCCGCCATTGTCGAGAATGACGGCATCTACAAAATCGTGCCGCTGGATCAGGCGGCGGCCGGCTCCACGCTCTCCGTCGCGCCGCAGCCGCTCGAGTCGGAGCGTCTCGGCAGCGGCGCGCGAATCGTGCGTCTGCGCTATGTCTCGGCGTCGGAGCTCAAGCGCGTGCTGGAGCCGATCACGCGCCAGGGCGCCGTCGTGCGCGCCGACGATCAGCGCCGCACGCTCACCTTGACGGGCAGCGCGCAAGAGATCGCGGCGATGGAGGACGCCATCGCGCTCTTCGACGTCGAC from Methylosinus sp. C49 encodes the following:
- a CDS encoding DUF1190 domain-containing protein, yielding MEPRRRPLGRGRRASHILLFFAAIASVCLVAPRVVAGTSYLFATAEACIASGRFSRQGCAHAFGNSLIELRERMARFSTRWKCEAKYRLCEKDAGAEEAYRPALLGVEIMTGGEPKVTPILAVETPPRTFTAQPISRAIEPTPHFAVGFAPILPAGRFHAKAKVAAEEASRSVDEEIVDIDAPPPREDVGPARRESSAARRQRLRAAPFVE
- a CDS encoding heme-binding protein, translating into MLKKLAQASAFALISASSASADAWLSRQNACSKLPSWQELHDKLQSVITQGGNSGLGFNMWATIVANDGTVCAVAFSGADYKGQWLASRVISAQKANTANGLSLAKGVTPASSAFGTRGLALATANLYSAVQPGGSLFGLQFSNPVDPDVAYLQQNGQPNDPGTFGKFNDPLVGRPIGGVNVFGGGLGLYDKGGVKVGGVGVSGDTSCTDHFVAWKLRSLLKLDRLGETSAGAGDGVAGVNADPKRPDNIVFDITAGVSASGWGHPKCDGGLVPTSLPPVRPLN
- a CDS encoding PilN domain-containing protein encodes the protein MSSSIWRRELFEGSLGSSASRAWSWYRGEFFALFAPATLAWLLDRGERRLLLRVGHGLSPLQLLSADGQPLAEPVSAEELSRVSIDEALERRGAARAATKIVVEIPREAFFVRRFDAPLAAQSDLPRLLAAEVERKTPFLLADIVHGHIVQPHSQSPGKLVVEQWILRRDLLPALLDGSGLSIDDLDIVQPALEGAALVPALALGRAAEAPHRERAAALILAVVAIVFLIIGVGVTLWRQDNDAAALDVEIAEVSRRAADARNLAEQAASESRLLATLRGERAKYPAFADLWEEVSRLLPDGAFVSDMRLVEAREGERSIEIVGLADSAASLPALFDRSTLFADAKLTAPITPDPIEKRETFSLQAKVRRNP
- the gspM gene encoding type II secretion system protein GspM, encoding MALSPTSLSHHPQWSRRALFLGANALAALLLYFIFVEPLRALLGERAEGIVDRRATLARYAAVATQEKVVRLYAQQVAESNAQGELLSGATEGVVDANLQALLKAAADRSGAMVSSIRMLPAKTVNGASLVGARLDVSGSIESLHALVRSLESETPLLLVLTASLRRQMPVWGAQAANDGMLAAQFDVFGGASKERS